In Pseudomonas sp. PDM14, a genomic segment contains:
- the hscA gene encoding Fe-S protein assembly chaperone HscA: MALLQIAEPGQSPQPHQRRLAVGIDLGTTNSLVAAVRSGLSEPLADAAGQVILPSAVRYHAERVEVGATAKAAAAQDPLNTVMSVKRLMGRGLEDVKQLGEQLPYRFVGGESHMPFIETVQGAKSPVEVSAEILRVLRERGEAALGGELVGAVITVPAYFDDAQRQATKDAARLAGLNVLRLLNEPTAAAVAYGLDQHAEGVVAIYDLGGGTFDISILRLTRGVFEVMATGGDSALGGDDFDHAIAGWIMQQAGLSQDIDPGTQRSLLQAACAAKEALTAADSVEVRHADWADVLTRGQFEALIEPMVARSLKACRRAVRDAGIEVEEVEAVVMVGGSTRVPRVRAAVGELFGREPLTDIDPDQVVAIGAAIQADTLAGNRRGDGEELLLLDVIPLSLGLETMGGLMEKIIPRNTTIPVARAQDFTTYKDGQTAMVVHVLQGERELISDCRSLARFELRGMPPLVAGSAKVRVTFQVDADGLLGVTARELGSGVEASIQVKPSYGLTDGEIARMLQDSFHNAGGDKEARALREQQVEAERLLEAVQSALDVDGERLLDDDERIAILATMDGLRELAGGADVVAIEQQIKRLSQITDAFAARRMDSTVKAALAGRNLNEIEGN; the protein is encoded by the coding sequence ATGGCCTTATTGCAGATCGCCGAGCCCGGCCAGAGTCCGCAACCCCACCAGCGCCGTCTGGCCGTGGGTATCGATCTGGGCACCACCAACTCCCTGGTCGCTGCTGTGCGCAGTGGCCTGTCCGAGCCTCTGGCCGACGCGGCTGGTCAGGTGATCCTGCCATCTGCCGTGCGTTACCACGCCGAGCGCGTCGAGGTAGGCGCCACGGCGAAAGCCGCGGCCGCGCAGGACCCGCTGAATACCGTCATGTCGGTCAAGCGCCTAATGGGGCGTGGTCTGGAAGACGTCAAGCAGCTGGGTGAGCAGTTGCCCTATCGCTTCGTCGGTGGCGAGTCGCACATGCCCTTCATCGAGACGGTGCAGGGCGCGAAGAGCCCGGTCGAAGTCTCCGCAGAAATCCTCCGCGTGCTGCGCGAGCGTGGCGAAGCCGCTCTCGGTGGCGAGCTGGTCGGCGCGGTGATCACCGTGCCGGCCTATTTTGACGACGCCCAGCGCCAGGCAACCAAGGACGCAGCGCGCCTGGCCGGCCTGAATGTCCTGCGCTTGCTCAACGAGCCGACCGCGGCGGCGGTCGCCTATGGTCTGGATCAGCACGCCGAAGGCGTGGTGGCGATCTACGACCTGGGTGGCGGCACGTTCGATATTTCCATCCTGCGCCTGACGCGCGGGGTCTTCGAGGTCATGGCCACCGGCGGCGACAGCGCCCTGGGTGGCGATGATTTCGATCACGCCATCGCCGGCTGGATCATGCAGCAGGCTGGCCTGTCCCAGGATATCGATCCGGGCACGCAGCGCAGCCTGTTGCAGGCCGCCTGTGCCGCCAAGGAGGCCCTGACCGCCGCTGACTCGGTCGAGGTGCGCCATGCTGACTGGGCTGATGTTCTTACCCGCGGGCAGTTCGAGGCACTGATCGAGCCGATGGTCGCGCGCAGCCTCAAGGCCTGTCGCCGCGCGGTGCGTGATGCCGGTATCGAGGTCGAGGAAGTCGAAGCCGTGGTCATGGTCGGCGGTTCCACCCGCGTGCCGCGCGTGCGGGCGGCGGTCGGCGAACTGTTCGGTCGCGAGCCGCTGACCGACATCGATCCCGATCAGGTGGTGGCCATCGGTGCTGCCATCCAGGCCGATACCCTGGCCGGTAACCGCCGCGGCGACGGCGAAGAATTGCTGCTGCTGGATGTGATTCCGCTGTCGCTCGGCCTGGAAACCATGGGCGGGCTGATGGAGAAGATCATCCCGCGCAACACCACGATCCCGGTCGCGCGTGCCCAGGACTTCACCACCTACAAGGATGGTCAGACCGCCATGGTGGTCCACGTGTTGCAGGGGGAGCGCGAGCTGATCAGCGATTGCCGTTCCCTGGCGCGCTTCGAGCTGCGCGGCATGCCACCGCTGGTGGCGGGCTCGGCCAAGGTGCGCGTGACCTTCCAGGTGGATGCCGATGGCCTGCTCGGCGTGACTGCGCGGGAGCTGGGCTCGGGTGTTGAGGCCAGTATTCAGGTCAAGCCGTCCTACGGACTGACCGATGGCGAAATCGCGCGCATGCTGCAGGACTCTTTCCATAATGCCGGTGGCGACAAGGAGGCGCGTGCCTTGCGCGAGCAGCAGGTCGAGGCCGAGCGTCTGCTGGAGGCGGTGCAGTCGGCGCTGGATGTCGATGGCGAGCGTCTGCTCGACGACGACGAGCGCATCGCCATTCTGGCGACGATGGATGGCTTGCGTGAGCTGGCGGGTGGTGCGGATGTCGTGGCCATCGAGCAGCAGATCAAGCGCCTGTCGCAGATCACCGATGCCTTTGCCGCGCGCCGCATGGATTCGACGGTAAAAGCCGCTCTGGCAGGGCGCAATCTGAATGAAATCGAGGGTAACTGA
- the hscB gene encoding co-chaperone HscB produces the protein MGSPCHFALFDLQPDFRLDLAQLSARYRELAKAVHPDRFADGSARDQRLALEHSASLNEAYQTLKSTPRRALYLLALRGRELPLEVTVQDPEFLLQQMRWREELEDLQDSADVPGVAVFKRRLKAAQDELDQGFAACWDDTSRREEAERLVRRMQFLDKLSHEVRQLEERLDD, from the coding sequence GTGGGTAGTCCCTGTCATTTCGCCCTGTTCGATCTCCAGCCCGATTTCCGTTTGGATCTGGCGCAACTGTCTGCGCGCTACCGTGAGCTGGCCAAGGCCGTGCACCCGGACCGTTTTGCCGATGGCTCGGCGCGCGACCAGCGCTTGGCCCTGGAACACTCGGCGAGCCTCAACGAGGCCTACCAGACGCTGAAGAGCACCCCGCGTCGCGCGCTGTACCTGCTGGCCTTGCGAGGTCGTGAGTTACCGTTGGAAGTGACGGTGCAGGACCCCGAGTTTCTCCTGCAGCAGATGCGCTGGCGTGAAGAGCTTGAAGACCTCCAGGACAGTGCCGATGTACCGGGCGTGGCGGTGTTCAAGCGTCGCCTGAAGGCGGCTCAGGATGAGCTGGATCAAGGTTTTGCAGCCTGTTGGGATGATACTTCGCGTCGCGAGGAGGCCGAGCGCCTCGTGCGGCGCATGCAGTTCCTCGACAAGTTGTCCCACGAAGTGCGCCAGCTGGAAGAGCGCCTCGACGATTAA
- the iscA gene encoding iron-sulfur cluster assembly protein IscA translates to MAITMTESAARHVQRSLEGRGKGAGIRLGVRTTGCSGLAYVLEFVDELAAEDQVFESFGVKVIIDPKSLTYIDGTELDFVREGLNEGFKFNNPNVRGECGCGESFNV, encoded by the coding sequence ATGGCTATTACCATGACCGAATCCGCCGCGCGTCACGTGCAGCGCTCCCTCGAAGGGCGCGGCAAGGGCGCGGGCATCCGTCTGGGCGTGCGCACCACCGGCTGCTCCGGTCTGGCCTATGTGCTGGAGTTCGTTGATGAGCTGGCTGCCGAGGATCAGGTGTTCGAGAGCTTCGGCGTCAAGGTGATCATCGACCCGAAAAGCCTGACCTACATCGACGGCACCGAGTTGGACTTCGTGCGTGAAGGCCTGAACGAGGGCTTCAAGTTCAACAACCCCAACGTGCGTGGCGAATGCGGCTGCGGCGAGAGCTTCAACGTCTGA
- the iscU gene encoding Fe-S cluster assembly scaffold IscU, whose translation MAYSEKVIDHYENPRNVGKMDAEDPDVGTGMVGAPACGDVMRLQIKVNEAGVIEDAKFKTYGCGSAIASSSLATEWMKGKTLDEAETIKNTQLAEELALPPVKIHCSVLAEDAIKAAVRDYKQKKGLL comes from the coding sequence ATGGCTTACAGTGAAAAGGTCATCGACCATTACGAGAACCCGCGCAACGTCGGCAAGATGGACGCCGAAGATCCGGACGTCGGTACCGGCATGGTCGGTGCTCCGGCATGCGGCGATGTGATGCGTCTGCAGATCAAGGTCAACGAGGCAGGTGTCATCGAAGACGCCAAGTTCAAGACCTACGGCTGCGGTTCGGCCATCGCGTCCAGCTCCCTCGCCACCGAGTGGATGAAGGGCAAGACGCTGGACGAAGCGGAAACTATCAAGAATACCCAGTTGGCGGAAGAGCTGGCGCTGCCGCCAGTGAAGATCCACTGCTCGGTACTCGCCGAAGACGCCATCAAAGCGGCTGTTCGCGACTACAAGCAGAAGAAAGGTCTGCTCTGA
- a CDS encoding IscS subfamily cysteine desulfurase: MRLPIYLDYSATTPVDPRVAQKMSECLLVDGNFGNPASRSHVFGWKAEEAAENGRRQVAELVNADPREIVWTSGATESDNLAIKGVAHFYNTKGKHIITSKIEHKAVLDTCRQLEREGFEVTYIEPGEDGLVTPAMVESALRDDTILVSLMHVNNEIGTINDITAIGELTRSRGILFHVDAAQSTGKVEIDLEKMKVDLMSFSAHKTYGPKGIGALYVRRKPRVRLEALIHGGGHERGMRSGTLATHQIVGMGEAFRIAKEEMAQENERIRALRDRFYKQVEGMEELYINGSMTARVPHNLNLSFNYVEGESLIMALKDLAVSSGSACTSASLEPSYVLRALGRNDELAHSSIRFTFGRFSTEEEVDYAASKIREAVDKLRELSPLWDMFKEGVDLTKVEWQAH; encoded by the coding sequence ATGAGATTGCCGATTTACCTCGATTACTCCGCGACCACGCCGGTCGACCCACGCGTCGCGCAAAAGATGAGCGAATGCCTGCTGGTGGATGGCAACTTCGGTAACCCGGCGTCGCGCTCCCACGTCTTCGGCTGGAAAGCTGAGGAAGCGGCTGAGAACGGTCGTCGTCAGGTCGCCGAGCTGGTCAATGCCGACCCGCGCGAGATCGTCTGGACCTCCGGTGCCACCGAGTCCGACAACCTGGCCATCAAGGGTGTTGCGCACTTCTACAACACCAAGGGCAAGCACATCATTACCTCGAAGATCGAGCACAAGGCGGTGCTGGATACCTGCCGCCAGCTTGAGCGCGAAGGCTTCGAGGTCACCTACATCGAGCCCGGTGAAGATGGTCTGGTCACCCCGGCCATGGTCGAGTCGGCGCTGCGTGACGACACCATCCTGGTTTCGCTCATGCACGTAAACAACGAAATCGGCACCATCAACGACATTACGGCGATCGGTGAGCTGACCCGCTCGCGCGGCATCCTCTTCCATGTCGACGCTGCTCAGTCCACTGGCAAGGTGGAGATTGACCTGGAAAAGATGAAGGTCGACCTGATGTCGTTCTCGGCGCACAAGACCTACGGCCCCAAGGGTATCGGCGCGCTGTATGTTCGCCGCAAGCCGCGCGTGCGTCTGGAAGCGCTGATCCACGGTGGCGGCCACGAGCGCGGCATGCGCTCCGGCACCCTGGCCACGCACCAGATCGTTGGCATGGGTGAGGCGTTCCGCATCGCCAAAGAAGAAATGGCCCAGGAAAATGAGCGCATTCGTGCCTTGCGTGACCGCTTCTACAAGCAGGTCGAGGGTATGGAAGAGTTGTACATCAACGGCAGCATGACTGCCCGCGTACCGCACAACCTGAACCTGAGCTTCAACTACGTGGAAGGTGAGTCGCTGATCATGGCGCTCAAGGATCTGGCGGTTTCCTCCGGCTCCGCTTGCACCTCCGCATCGCTCGAGCCGTCCTACGTGCTGCGTGCCCTGGGCCGCAACGACGAGCTAGCACACAGCTCCATCCGTTTCACCTTCGGCCGTTTCTCAACCGAGGAAGAGGTCGATTACGCGGCGTCGAAGATTCGCGAGGCTGTAGACAAGCTGCGTGAGCTGTCGCCGCTGTGGGACATGTTCAAAGAAGGTGTCGATCTGACCAAGGTCGAATGGCAGGCGCATTGA
- the iscR gene encoding Fe-S cluster assembly transcriptional regulator IscR: MRLTTKGRYAVTAMLDLALHAQHGPVSLADISERQGISLSYLEQLFAKLRRGSLVSSVRGPGGGYQLSRDMRVIQVAQVIDAVNESVDATRCQGLGDCHSGDTCLTHHLWCDLSQQIHEFLSGISLADLVTRREVQEVAQRQDQRRCNGRTPHLDKIEASAID; this comes from the coding sequence ATGCGCCTGACCACCAAAGGCCGTTACGCCGTCACCGCCATGCTCGACCTGGCGCTGCATGCCCAGCACGGGCCGGTGTCCCTTGCCGATATTTCCGAGCGTCAGGGTATTTCCCTGTCCTACCTCGAGCAATTGTTCGCCAAGCTGCGTCGCGGCAGCCTAGTTTCCAGTGTGCGCGGTCCGGGTGGCGGCTATCAGTTGTCGCGCGACATGCGTGTAATCCAGGTGGCGCAGGTGATCGACGCGGTCAATGAGTCGGTCGACGCCACACGTTGCCAGGGGCTTGGCGATTGCCACTCCGGCGATACCTGTCTGACCCACCACTTGTGGTGCGATCTCAGTCAGCAGATTCATGAGTTCCTCAGCGGCATCAGCCTGGCCGATCTGGTGACGCGCCGCGAGGTGCAGGAAGTCGCCCAGCGCCAGGATCAGCGCCGCTGCAATGGCAGGACGCCGCACCTGGACAAGATCGAAGCGTCCGCCATTGATTGA
- the cysE gene encoding serine O-acetyltransferase — MFERVREDIQSVFHRDPAARNAFEVLTCYPGLHAIWLHRLAHALWSGGWKWLARLVSNFGRWMTGIEIHPGAKIGRRFFIDHGMGIVIGETAEIGNDVTLYQGVTLGGTSWNKGKRHPTLEDGVVVGAGAKVLGPFTVGAGAKIGSNAVVTKEVPAGATAVGIPGRIIVKVDGEQEAKRQAMAEKLGFDAYGVSEDMPDPVARAIGQLLDHLQAVDGRLEGMCDALKGLGSDYCGKELPALRDEDFADVCKEQGDKPAA; from the coding sequence ATGTTTGAGCGTGTCCGCGAAGATATCCAGAGCGTATTTCACCGTGACCCGGCGGCGCGTAATGCCTTCGAGGTGCTGACCTGCTACCCGGGCCTGCATGCCATCTGGTTGCATCGTCTGGCTCATGCGTTGTGGTCCGGTGGCTGGAAGTGGCTGGCGCGCCTGGTGTCCAACTTCGGGCGCTGGATGACCGGGATCGAGATTCACCCAGGGGCCAAGATCGGTCGCCGTTTCTTCATCGATCACGGCATGGGTATCGTCATCGGCGAAACGGCCGAGATCGGCAATGACGTCACGCTTTACCAGGGCGTAACGCTTGGTGGCACCAGCTGGAACAAGGGCAAGCGCCACCCGACGCTGGAGGATGGCGTCGTGGTGGGGGCGGGGGCCAAGGTGCTCGGTCCGTTCACGGTGGGGGCGGGTGCCAAGATCGGCTCCAACGCAGTGGTGACCAAGGAAGTGCCGGCCGGCGCAACCGCGGTGGGGATTCCGGGGCGCATCATCGTCAAAGTCGATGGCGAGCAGGAGGCCAAGCGCCAGGCCATGGCCGAGAAGCTCGGCTTCGATGCCTACGGCGTCAGCGAGGACATGCCGGATCCGGTAGCGCGTGCAATCGGCCAGCTGCTCGATCACCTGCAGGCTGTGGATGGGCGCCTGGAGGGTATGTGCGATGCGCTCAAGGGGCTTGGCAGCGACTACTGCGGCAAGGAGTTGCCGGCGCTGCGCGACGAGGATTTTGCCGATGTCTGCAAGGAGCAGGGCGACAAGCCGGCGGCCTGA
- the trmJ gene encoding tRNA (cytosine(32)/uridine(32)-2'-O)-methyltransferase TrmJ, translating into MLQNIRVVLVNTSHPGNIGGAARAMKNMGLSRLVLVEPEDFPSDEAVARASGAVDVLDGAQVVGSLEEALVGCSVVLGTSARDRRIPWPLLDPRECATTTLQHVESGGEVALVFGREYAGLTNEELQRCQFHVHIPSNPDFSSLNLATAVQVLAYEVRMAWLAAQGQPTKMHKLEGASALNAELVTADELEKYYGHLESTLVGIGFLDPQNPRHLMSRLRRLYGRSNISRLEMNILRGILTETQKVVRGESHKRREDDV; encoded by the coding sequence TTGCTGCAGAATATTCGTGTCGTTCTGGTCAATACCAGTCATCCGGGAAACATCGGCGGTGCCGCGCGGGCCATGAAGAACATGGGCTTGTCGCGTCTGGTGCTGGTCGAGCCCGAGGACTTTCCCAGCGATGAGGCGGTGGCGCGGGCATCGGGGGCGGTGGATGTTCTCGATGGCGCTCAGGTTGTCGGCTCCCTCGAGGAGGCGCTGGTTGGCTGCAGTGTGGTGCTCGGTACCAGCGCGCGTGATCGGCGTATTCCCTGGCCGTTGCTGGACCCGCGCGAGTGCGCGACAACGACGTTGCAGCATGTCGAGTCGGGTGGCGAGGTGGCGCTGGTGTTCGGTCGCGAATACGCTGGGTTGACTAACGAAGAGCTGCAGCGCTGCCAGTTCCACGTGCATATCCCGTCCAATCCGGACTTCAGCTCCCTGAATCTGGCGACTGCCGTGCAGGTGCTGGCGTACGAAGTGCGCATGGCCTGGCTGGCTGCGCAGGGGCAGCCGACCAAGATGCATAAGCTGGAGGGCGCCTCGGCGCTGAATGCGGAGCTGGTCACGGCGGACGAGCTGGAAAAATACTACGGGCATCTGGAAAGCACGTTAGTGGGTATCGGCTTTCTCGACCCGCAGAATCCGCGGCATCTCATGTCGCGTCTGCGTCGTCTCTACGGGCGCAGCAATATCAGTCGGCTGGAAATGAACATCCTGCGCGGCATCCTGACGGAAACCCAGAAAGTAGTGCGTGGCGAGTCCCACAAGCGGAGAGAAGACGATGTTTGA
- the suhB gene encoding inositol-phosphate phosphatase has protein sequence MQPMLNIALRAARSAGELIFRSIERLDVISVSEKDAHDYVSEVDRAAEQTIIQALQKAYPTHSFLGEEGGLIEGKGEGADYQWIIDPLDGTTNFLRGVPHFAVSIACKYRGRLEHAVVLDPVRQEEFTASRGRGAAINGRRLRVSTRKSLDGALLGTGFPFREEQLDHLDSYLGMFRSLVGQTAGIRRAGAASLDLAYVAAGRYDAFWEFGLSEWDMAAGALLIQEAGGLVSDFSGGHDFLEKGQIVAGNTKCFKAVLTAIQPHMTPSLKR, from the coding sequence ATGCAGCCCATGCTGAATATCGCCCTGCGTGCCGCCCGCAGCGCGGGTGAACTGATCTTCCGCTCGATCGAACGCCTGGATGTCATCTCGGTCAGCGAGAAAGACGCCCACGACTACGTATCCGAAGTCGACCGCGCTGCCGAGCAGACCATCATTCAGGCATTGCAGAAGGCCTACCCGACCCACAGCTTCCTCGGCGAGGAAGGCGGCCTCATCGAAGGCAAGGGTGAGGGCGCCGACTACCAGTGGATCATCGACCCCCTGGATGGCACCACCAACTTCCTGCGCGGCGTACCGCACTTCGCCGTCAGCATTGCCTGCAAATACCGCGGTCGCCTCGAGCACGCCGTCGTCCTCGACCCGGTTCGCCAGGAAGAATTCACCGCCAGCCGCGGTCGTGGCGCCGCGATCAACGGTCGCCGCCTGCGCGTCAGCACCCGCAAGAGCCTGGACGGCGCCCTGCTCGGCACCGGCTTCCCGTTCCGCGAAGAACAATTGGATCACCTGGACAGCTACCTCGGCATGTTCCGCAGCCTGGTCGGCCAGACCGCCGGCATCCGCCGCGCCGGCGCCGCCAGCCTGGACTTGGCCTACGTTGCCGCCGGCCGCTACGACGCCTTCTGGGAATTCGGCCTGTCGGAGTGGGACATGGCTGCAGGGGCTCTGCTGATCCAGGAAGCAGGCGGTCTGGTCAGCGACTTCAGCGGCGGCCATGACTTCCTCGAGAAGGGCCAGATCGTTGCCGGCAACACCAAGTGCTTCAAGGCCGTACTGACCGCCATCCAGCCGCACATGACACCGTCACTGAAGCGCTGA
- a CDS encoding glycine zipper 2TM domain-containing protein — MNKSMIVGAVLGAVGVTAGGAVATYSLVGGPEYAEVLAVQPVKETIKTPREVCKDVTVTRQKPVKDQHQIAGTVLGAVAGGLLGNQVGGGNGKKLATVAGAVGGGYAGNKVQENMQAGSTYTTTETRCNTVMDSSDKVVGYDVKYQLGDRVDQVRMDRDPGSRIPVNDQGQLVLVQNQIAQ; from the coding sequence ATGAACAAGTCGATGATTGTTGGTGCAGTGTTGGGTGCGGTGGGAGTTACCGCAGGCGGTGCTGTGGCGACCTACAGCCTGGTCGGTGGTCCCGAGTACGCTGAGGTGCTCGCCGTGCAGCCCGTCAAGGAAACCATCAAGACCCCGCGTGAAGTCTGCAAGGACGTCACGGTGACCCGTCAGAAGCCGGTCAAGGATCAGCACCAGATCGCCGGTACCGTGCTCGGTGCCGTCGCGGGTGGCCTGCTGGGCAACCAGGTTGGCGGCGGCAACGGCAAGAAGCTGGCGACGGTCGCTGGCGCTGTCGGTGGCGGCTATGCCGGCAACAAGGTGCAGGAAAACATGCAGGCCGGCAGTACCTACACGACCACCGAAACCCGCTGCAATACCGTCATGGACAGCAGCGACAAGGTGGTGGGCTACGACGTGAAGTATCAGTTGGGTGATCGTGTTGACCAAGTGCGCATGGATCGCGATCCGGGCAGCCGCATCCCGGTGAATGACCAGGGCCAGTTGGTGCTGGTGCAGAACCAGATCGCCCAGTAA
- the secF gene encoding protein translocase subunit SecF, producing the protein MTMKLGTINFMGVRNVAFALTMLLTLIALGSWFYKGLNFGLDFTGGSQIELSYENPADLSKVRNQLLAAGFEDAIVQSFGATTDVVVRMQGDDPQLGNKVAAALLSADASNPVHVKKVEFVGPQVGEELRDQGGLGMLLALGGISLYLAFRFQWKFAVGAIVSLVHDVVVTMGILSFFQITFDLTVLAALLAIIGYSLNDTIVVFDRVRENFRVLRKTSLIDNINISTTQTLLRTMATSVSTLLAIGALIMFAGDNLFGFSIALFVGVLAGTYSSIYIANVVLIWLNLSTEDLIPPVATAEVDELP; encoded by the coding sequence CTGACTATGAAACTGGGTACTATCAATTTCATGGGCGTGCGCAATGTCGCGTTCGCCCTGACCATGCTCCTGACTCTCATCGCGCTGGGCAGCTGGTTCTACAAAGGGCTGAACTTCGGTCTCGACTTCACCGGCGGCAGCCAGATCGAGCTGAGCTACGAGAATCCGGCAGACCTGAGCAAGGTGCGCAATCAATTGCTCGCAGCCGGCTTCGAAGACGCCATCGTGCAGAGCTTCGGCGCCACCACCGACGTCGTCGTGCGCATGCAGGGCGATGATCCGCAGCTGGGCAACAAGGTGGCGGCTGCTCTGCTGAGTGCCGATGCGAGCAACCCGGTGCACGTGAAGAAGGTCGAGTTCGTCGGTCCGCAAGTCGGTGAAGAGCTGCGCGACCAGGGCGGCCTGGGCATGCTCCTGGCGCTGGGCGGCATCTCGTTGTACCTGGCGTTCCGCTTTCAGTGGAAGTTCGCTGTCGGTGCCATCGTTTCGCTGGTGCACGACGTGGTGGTGACGATGGGCATTCTGTCGTTCTTCCAGATCACCTTCGACCTTACCGTGCTGGCGGCGCTGCTGGCGATCATCGGCTACTCGCTGAACGACACCATCGTGGTCTTCGACCGGGTACGTGAAAACTTCCGCGTGCTGCGCAAGACCAGCCTGATCGACAATATCAACATCTCGACCACGCAGACTCTGCTGCGCACAATGGCGACGTCGGTCTCGACACTGCTGGCGATCGGCGCGTTGATCATGTTCGCCGGTGACAATCTGTTCGGCTTCTCCATCGCCCTGTTCGTTGGGGTGCTGGCGGGTACCTACTCGTCGATCTACATCGCCAACGTGGTGCTGATCTGGCTGAACTTGAGCACCGAGGATCTGATTCCGCCGGTAGCCACCGCGGAGGTCGACGAGCTGCCGTAA
- the secD gene encoding protein translocase subunit SecD → MLNKYPLWKYLLILAVLAIGFVYSAPNLYPDDPAIQISGASSALQIGQADLDRISKALNDAGMTVKASSLSAQGKGGLVRLSKQEHQLPAKELVRKVLGDDYVVALNLAPTTPQWLRSIGAGPMKLGLDLSGGVHFLLEVDMDKAVGARLKVYESEVKTLLRKERLRYRSLPQQDGTIQLGFTDAELLQRAQSLIRKDFIDFELTTSERNGLQVLRLAMTQAKLAEIREYSIKQNLTTVRNRVNELGVAEPLVQRQGANRIVVELPGVQDTAEAKRILGKTANLEFRLAAEADAPRASTESFEFREEGRPAAPLERSLIITGDQVTDAQASFDENGRPQVNIRLDNHGGELMSRATRNNVGRSMAVIFIEQKPVTRYSKQTVDGVEKDVAIQTFKEEKKIISLATIQSPLGSQFRITGLNGQGESSELALLLRAGGLAAPMYFAEERTIGPSLGADNIEKGIDASLWGMLFVSLFIMAIYRFFGVLATVALGLNMVLLLALMSLLSATLTLPGIAGIVLTMGMAVDANVLIFSRIREEIANGMSVQRAIHEGFDRAYTAILDANLTTLLVGGILFAMGTGPVKGFAVTMSLGIVTSMFTAIMVTRAMVNLIFGGRDFKKLWI, encoded by the coding sequence ATGCTCAATAAATACCCCCTGTGGAAGTACCTGCTGATCCTGGCTGTGCTGGCGATCGGCTTTGTCTATTCCGCACCCAACCTGTATCCGGACGATCCGGCCATCCAGATCAGTGGCGCCAGCTCGGCCCTGCAGATTGGTCAGGCGGACCTCGACCGCATCAGCAAGGCGCTGAACGACGCGGGCATGACGGTCAAGGCGTCGAGCCTGTCCGCTCAGGGCAAGGGCGGCCTGGTTCGCCTGTCCAAGCAGGAGCACCAACTGCCGGCCAAAGAGCTGGTGCGCAAGGTCCTCGGTGATGACTACGTCGTCGCGCTGAACCTGGCGCCGACCACGCCGCAGTGGCTGCGCAGCATTGGCGCCGGCCCGATGAAGCTCGGGCTCGACTTGTCCGGCGGTGTGCACTTCCTCCTCGAAGTGGACATGGACAAAGCTGTTGGCGCGCGTCTGAAGGTTTACGAAAGTGAAGTGAAAACCCTGCTGCGCAAAGAGCGCCTGCGCTATCGCAGCCTGCCGCAACAGGATGGCACGATCCAGCTGGGCTTCACCGATGCCGAGCTGCTGCAGCGTGCGCAGAGCCTGATCCGCAAGGACTTCATCGATTTCGAATTGACCACCAGCGAGCGCAATGGCTTGCAGGTGCTGCGTCTGGCGATGACCCAGGCCAAGCTCGCGGAAATCCGCGAGTACTCGATCAAGCAGAACCTCACCACCGTGCGCAACCGGGTCAACGAACTCGGTGTTGCCGAACCGCTGGTGCAGCGCCAGGGCGCCAACCGCATCGTGGTCGAGCTGCCGGGTGTGCAGGACACGGCCGAAGCCAAGCGTATTCTCGGCAAGACCGCAAACCTGGAGTTCCGCCTGGCTGCCGAGGCCGACGCGCCCCGTGCCAGTACTGAATCCTTCGAGTTCCGCGAAGAGGGTCGTCCGGCCGCTCCGCTGGAGCGCAGCCTGATCATCACCGGTGACCAGGTGACCGACGCTCAGGCCAGTTTCGACGAGAACGGCCGTCCACAGGTCAACATCCGCCTGGACAACCATGGCGGCGAGCTGATGAGTCGCGCCACGCGCAACAACGTCGGACGCAGCATGGCGGTGATCTTCATCGAGCAGAAGCCGGTGACCCGCTACTCGAAGCAGACGGTCGACGGTGTCGAGAAGGACGTCGCTATCCAGACCTTCAAGGAAGAGAAGAAGATTATCAGCCTGGCGACCATCCAGTCGCCGCTGGGCAGCCAGTTCCGCATCACTGGCCTGAACGGCCAGGGTGAGTCCTCCGAGCTGGCGTTGCTGCTGCGCGCCGGTGGTCTGGCTGCGCCGATGTACTTCGCCGAAGAGCGCACCATCGGCCCGAGTCTGGGTGCGGACAACATCGAGAAGGGTATCGACGCCTCGCTGTGGGGCATGCTCTTCGTGTCCCTGTTCATCATGGCCATCTACCGCTTCTTCGGTGTCCTGGCGACCGTCGCTCTGGGCCTGAACATGGTCTTGCTGCTGGCGCTGATGTCGCTGCTCAGCGCGACCCTGACCCTGCCAGGCATCGCCGGTATCGTCCTGACCATGGGGATGGCGGTCGACGCCAACGTGCTTATCTTCTCGCGTATTCGTGAGGAAATCGCCAACGGCATGTCGGTGCAGCGCGCCATTCACGAAGGTTTTGATCGCGCCTACACGGCGATTCTCGACGCCAACCTGACCACGCTGCTGGTCGGCGGCATCCTGTTCGCCATGGGCACCGGGCCGGTCAAGGGCTTTGCCGTGACCATGTCGCTGGGTATCGTCACTTCGATGTTCACCGCGATCATGGTCACCCGCGCCATGGTCAACCTGATCTTCGGCGGCCGTGACTTCAAGAAGCTGTGGATCTGA